Below is a genomic region from Zea mays cultivar B73 chromosome 9, Zm-B73-REFERENCE-NAM-5.0, whole genome shotgun sequence.
ATACGCTCGATACCTGGCATGATGAGTTCCTCAATCAAGTAAGCCACATCTCCCACGAGCATGTATCTTTCTGGATGTCTGGTTACAATAGCAGCTACTCATGTGGTTGAGAATAAAATACAAAAGATAAAGATAAATATTCAGATGATCGTCAGTATAGTCTCATCCACGACAAGTTCATTATGATTTACATAGACTTCATTTTTACATCCAAAAtcaaaagaaaataaaagaaaaccgGCAGAACCTTGCCTACGTTTCGGTTTCGTTGTTAAGTGCAGTGCATGCGTGTTGCATGATCTGAGTACTCTAACGCTAACCAAAGGATTCACCATCTTGTCCCCCTTTCAGGCTGGCCCATCGGATCCTCAGCGCTTTCCGTTCATTTTGGTCGGGAACAAGATTGATTTAGATGACGGGAGCAAACGGATGGTCAGTTTTCCTGAATGCGCAAGCTTTCTCATATATATAGATTCGAAATACCCTGCAGTCTCTTTGCCTTTCCCGCAGGAAAGCGGGGGAATGGTGCGCCTCCAAGGGCGATATTCCATACTTCGAGACCTCTGCGAAGGAGGACCACAACGTCGACACTGCTTTCCTATGCATGGCTAGACTCGCCTTGGAGCATGAGCATGACCAAGACATGTAAGTAAAAGCGTCTTCTATTTCTTGTTCGAATACAAAGTTCAGTCCATGTCATTTTTCCTGGATTATGGTTTTGCTAAAGTTCTACCAAAACACATTTACTGGTTTTTTATTGGGAAAAAAGAGCAAAGAAGAACCTTTTTTAATAACAAAaagggagcaaaaagaaaaaagaTGCTAGGAGGGTTCAGGTCATCCTGTGTCCGTGCAGGTTGCCAAATCCTGGCCACTCCCAGATTGATTTGCAGTTCTAATCATAGATACATGTTTGTTATTTGTCTGTTTTGTGTGCCCCCAGTTACTTCAAGACAGTTGCGGAACAATTCCCGGAAACTGAACAGACAAGCGGATGTGCTTGCTAGGAGCCAGCCATTTCCTAGAAGGCTGGAACTACGTGGATGTTACTGAAGGACTGGCCCCCGATATGTTCCCTTGCAGTTTTTCTTTTGAGCTCCAGTAACTTTATTACTGTTCTGCGTTGCTCTCACTGGATTTTAGCACTTCTGTAAGTTGTCATCTTTTAAAGTTAAGAATTTTTACATAAGTCTTACACATCGAACAAATCCACCATGTACATTAAGATGCAATGCTTATCGACCACTCAAGTAATATGTTGTTCATGTTGTCTGGTGTTTAGTGCAACTGAAATGAATCTACAACTGTGTTCTGTCCAAAAGAAGGAGTACACATATGTAGAAATCCTCAAGTTGACATTTTGATTTTTGTTCCGTGCAGTTCAAAACTTTGGACTACGTCATGTACGGAAGCTACGGTCATGTGATGTGTGGACTTTAGTCAGAGAATATTGTGTAGTTTCAATTGGAATTATCTGAAATTTGACGTGATAATTGCTGCAATGAGGAACCTATTTGAGAGATAAGAGTCATGTAAGGATTGATATTATTTGAATTTGGGTCTAATTGGGTTGTAAAGTGCACCCTTCATCAGTAATTATAGTGTGAATTGTGCAAATGAGGAGAAATTGTAGTTCAAGATGACATAAATTGTTCTTTTCTTCTCTGTTTTTACAACGCAATCAAGCACACCGTCAAAAGTGCATGGAAACAGAACAGCCTGGAACAGAGTTATTACAATTCTAAGACACACGGAAGCAGATAACATGTGATATACAGAAGCAAAGAGCATCTGGTTCAAAACCACTAAATTCTCGAATGGTTTCTCCCACTGGTCAACTTGGCAATCCTTCTCACTAAAATTGTGAATGCGAGGAAAAAGGGGATGTCTGGAGCCTGAACATAAATAGCTGATTTGTTTCACTTTTGCAATGCTTCTTACTAAGCTCCCCTGATGATACACAACATATGCATTTGTCTGTTGCATCAGCATCATACATATTACTCCTTGCCAAAATCTACATTGTAATGTGCACTCGATTTCAGCTTTTTTAGCATTTAGCTTCCTCAGCCTGAAATAGAAGTTGCGAAGATTTTGAGTGTCAACGTTTAACTACCACCTTCATGAATTGTTGATTGGATTGGTGAACTGAGTGCAAATGGTGTCAATTCATCGATgtgtgccgtcgcaacgcacgggcactgtaCTAGTAGAGTCCAATAACCCCATAGTTTCGAGTACACAAAAAACCCGGATTTAATTTCCCAAAATACCAATCTAGCCAAAACCATTTTGTATGACCGTATACCACCCCGCACCCACCCGAGGTGATTGGGATTGTGAAGAAGAGAGGAGAGAAGGTGAAGTGGACTGCACAGCACACACAACTCGTCCTCGGTCCTCCGTACCCTTCCGCGCTCCGCCCCAGCACGAAACGCCGAAACCCTACCCTTTGGCTTctccgtcctcgtcctcgcccccGCCCATCCGCGCACCAGCCGAATGTCGTCGGGAGGCGGTGGGGGGCAGCAGTTCCGCTACACGCAGACGCCGTCCAAGGTGCTGCACCTGCGGAACCTTCCGTGGGAGTGCGCGGAAGAGGAGCTCGTCGAGCTCTGCAAGCCTTTCGGCCGCATCGTCAACACCAAGAGCGGCGTCGGCGCCAACCACAACCAGGCCTTTGTCGAGTTCGTAAGTCCTTCCCCCGCCCCTCACCCTTCCTTCCTGTCGACCGTACCCATCGATATCATTTGCGATACGGTCGGGAATTGGGGGTGGGCGCGCCGCTGGATGTTCTCTGTGGTTTCATACTTAGTACAGAAATTGATTTGGTCAGCAGTTTAATTGTTGGGCTTGTTGGCAAACCACTGAATCTAGCTAGGTTTAACCTGTGTGGTATTGGAGTTTTGTCAGCGCTCTGGATTTGGATTATATCTTTTGAAGGATTCAGCGAAAGATTCCAACATATTTAGTTACACTTGATTAAACCTGTTTGAGTGATCCGATCAATCCATGAAGCTGCACAATTATGTTCTATTGAGTTGCATAGATCAGACATGATTAGGAGATTTGGGAGCTTTTTATTCTTTTCAGCCTGCTTGGTGAAAGCTGCTAAAAGGTCTTTCATATATATTTGcacagttccatccgaaagcCGATACAAGCAGGCCCAGAGATGCTTTCAATTTTGCAATGCGAGAAAGCCGGCTTTTGGAAAAAGCTGctttggtttggcttttaggggataaaagccaaaagtcaaacaaaCACACCCTTATATGGCTGGTAGAGAAGTGTAGTACTGTAGTTCCCCTTGTTTCATCCATTTTTTGGTGTGTGttggggaggggggggggggtccctgtAGTAGTGGGAACTGGATTGGTGTTGCTCGAAATCAAATCATTTgcagtactccctccgttctttttttatttgtcacgttttagttcaaaaatgaactagcagACGACAAATATTTGAGAACGGAGGTAATACTATATTTGGATCTACTGTTTTAGTGCCAAATGATCATGGCAGGATTACTTATGTGGAATCAATTTCCTTTGCAGACTGACGTTAATCAGGCAATCTCGATGGTTTCTTATTTCGCATCATCTTCAGAACCAGCACAAATACGAGGCAAGACTGTTTATATTCAGTATTCAAATAGGCAAGAAATAATTAACAACAAGAGTCCTGGAGAGACTGCTGGAAATGTCTTGCTTGTTACCATAGAGGGTGTTCAATCTAGTGATGTCACCATTGATGTGATCCATATGGTGAGTTCTAAAATCCTTTCCTTTTCCTGTCTTCTAAAGTACTTAGATGGTTGTGTTAGTATGGTAATGACAAACCTCAAGTATGCCTGTTATTTTCTTGATTGCCGTTGACTGAAGGAATCCAAGGGAGTCTACCTGACCCGATCCTTGTAAATCAAAGATTTTACATAGATTTTAATTTCGTAGTAACATATTCTGCATGAATCAGCAGGCCCATGATAACTGGAGAAAATATCATTATCAGCACCTGCAATTGGAGAGATACCATGTTTGTTTTGCTGCCTTCTAACTAGTACATTCCAAGTTCTTATGAACTCTCATGTTTCATCTGGAGGATGCAACTTTCTAAGTATCCTCCATCAACGCGCTTATCTCCGGTGTAGGACACCTCCTGTTTATCCAAGTTACTGATGAAAGGTTAAATTCCAAACCTTTAGACCATAAGTATCTCTATGGTGCTTATCTTTAGATCATTGTTTGGCGATATTATACATTTTGGCCTGTTTATTTTAACAGTACATTGAATTTCATTTATTGGTTCTCTCTCGTTGCCCCTTCTTTTTTTGTTTGGGTGAGGGATAAGCTTCAAGAGTTTTTATCTTTTGTCTGGAAATGATGTTTACTTTTATTATCAAATATTATGTCAATCACTGTGTGCTGTGCCCTGTGCTGCAGTTTTTTACATGTGCCATGAATTGTTATGCATTTTCTAAAACAGCCTTCCCTTTACCTCCTACGTATGATCCCTTTATTATATTCCTTTCAGGTTTTCTCGGCTTTTGGGTATGTTCATAAAATAGCCACCTTTGAAAAGGCtgcaggttttcaggtcaggttaAAGTTACATGCTTCAGATACTTAGTAATTTTGAAATGAACATCAAGAGCCTTATCTTATTCTTTCTGGCAGGCATTGATCCAGTACACTGATGCGGCTACTGCTTCAGCTGCTAAAGAATCCTTAGATGGAAGGAGCATCCCAAGGTGACATTGTGTGGCCTTCCCTTTGTCATCCATCCTTGTTGTTTGTTGTACTTTCTTATGCCTGTTATAAACTGAATTTTCCTTTGTACCTTTATCGTAGTTACTTGCTTCCGGAGCATGTAACATCCTGCTGCCTGCGAATTTCTTTTTCTGCACATAAGGATTTGAACATCAAGTTTCAGTCGAACCGCAGCAGGTAATGCCCATAATTTGTTTTCATGGAGTTAGTTATTCATTATTATTTCTGATGTAAGATCCATCCTTTTGTCCCATGTTCTCTTAAGTTTGATCATTCACTGCTTTATGGTGTTCTCATAGTTTTCAGATCGTCTGATCGATCCCACTGGGCGATCAGGTGTCGATCAGGGCGATTAGTCGCCCCTGATCGACCCTAATCGTCCCCCTAGTCGTCCTGTGTTTTCcaggacatatatatatatatatatatatatatatatatatatatatatatatatatatatatatatatatatatatatatagggacgaactaatggaagcccagggcttccattagtacgggaagccccagccaggtataCCTACGCGCAGGTAGGCGTGCATCCGATCGTGCACGGTTCTAGCTCAGgcagattttagcgtaaatcgtgaaCCAAACCAGCATAAATtagtacgaattttagcgtaaatcgtagatccGTTTCATAACGACGAATGGGCCCAAACATTACGACGTAAAAATCGCGCGCTTCCGATCGTGCGCGGGATCTGGATCAGACGATTTtttgcgtaaaacgtgaaccaaaacagcgtaaatgggtatgaattttagcgtaaatcatagaTCTGTTTCGTGACGACGAATGAGacccaaaattacggcgtaaaaatcgtcCGCGTCCGATCGTGCGCTGGATCTGGATCGGACGAATTTTTGCGTAAAATGTGagccaaaacagcgtaaatgggtatgaattttagcgtaaatcatagaTCTGTTTCGTGACGACGAATGAGACccaaaaattacggcgtaaaaatcgcccacgtccgatcgtgcgcgggttctggctcgaacgAATTTTTGCGTAAAAtgtgaaccaaaacaacgtaaatgtgTACAAATTTTAGCGTAATCGTAAATTTGTTTCATAACGACGAATGTGCCCCAAAAATTACGCCGTAAAAATCGCGCGCgttcgatcgtgcgcgggttatgGCTCGGGCGGATTTTTGCGTAAAATATGATCCAAAATAGCATAAATGGGTGTGAATTTTAGCATAAATCGTTGATCTGTTTCGTAACGAATTACAGAGTTTAAATCGCGCATGTTTAGCGTTAGTTTCCGTGCATGTCGCATAGAAGTTTTTGAACGTAAAACACATCGACAGGACCATTTATTATGTAACAACCAAAAGGCAACACATGGTTCAGATCTCAAAAATAAGAAACCTGTCATTTCATATCCGTGAACCCATAAATGATATACAAAATATGATAATGAGCGACACAATGATGGTCAGGATGTTAAAAAGATCCACCATTCATGTCGCACACATCAATCAAGAACGATGTCATAAATATAACAAAGATGGCAGATGCCACGCCATAAATCATATCAATATATGTGCATGCTGAACCAATGACAGAAAACACAATTGAAAAAACAAAATCATCAGAACACTTGGCTTGCTATAAAAATGCTTCTTATGCTTCTTTATAGCCTATACATAGTTCCTCCATATGCTTTTATGATTCCAGTAAGAAATAGGATAAGTGAGATGAAAATGAAAGAATACAATCCAAAACTTTAGTAACTTACTTCTTTATCCTCTAACATTTCTTTAGAACAATTATTATACATTTCTAGTACCACAATCGAGCCATACAAAAATTTTAAAGCCCAATGTTTTCCTGTTTACCGCATGAAAAGGAAGGACACGATGCAAAATAAGCGCGCACACACACAATGGATAGAAACTTGACTGAGTTCAGCTACATGCATCTGCATGGATACCCTCAATTCCATTTCTGCTATATATTGCAAAGTAAGTACCAAATGCCACACTAGGAAATACATAGAGGAAATGAAAGTGCATAGTAGCTGCTCAAGTATATAATAAACCATTATGTTGCTAGCATTTCAGACAGAAGATAAAAGAAAATATCTAATACCATGATAATGCAAACCATTACAAATTGGCTTTTAGGTGTTTCAACCAACACATTAGTGAATGAGGGAAAAACCATTATCGGGATGGTTGATGAGGTGCTGGATGCAGAGGATTCGGGGGGTGCCTGCATGAGACATTGTGATGTTAAATGTTAACTATAGATCAGCATAGCAAGTGAACTAAACTCATTTTAACTAACCTGAACTCAATTAAAACTAGTGTCTTGTATATGTCCTAAAAGGAAGGACTTATGATGTCGTAACAAAGAACAATTACTTTCAACTATATAGATAACATGAATGTTCACAACAAAATCTATTGGTTGTCTCCACCCTGAATTGTTTAGCAAAAATATTCCAGAAATTTTTCCACTACAACTGACCATTACTAGCAACTGACAAATATTGTTATCTTAACAGTGCTACTTGTTAGCATACAATGGAGGAACTAATACTTCAATTAATTATTTTGATAAGCATTTGCATGTAATGGTATTTTAATGGGAGTGAACATCACAAGGATAAGGTGATTAAACAGTGTATATTGATGCCAGGCCAAGCAAAGCAATGCAGAGCGAGGCATACAAATGTCATCTCTGTAAACACATCATGTTCAGTTGCTGAAACTAGTGTATCAACGATTACTTGGAAGAAAGATGAATCCTAGAATCATAAAAACTGTGATATGTACACGTGTGCACTGCTATAATCCAAGAATCATAAAAACTCAACTTGATTATTGTAAACAAGTGCTTGGATGAGCATAGTTATTTGTGTGCATAAGAATAAATGGATCAGCGATGTTAATTTTATGATAGTGAGGCACCTTTTCCCTGGAGCACTGAATATATTGTGAagaacattgcaaaacaaaaaaAGATTCGATTGAACCATGAATATAGAACAAAAAACTATAAAAAACAAATGCGTGTATCATGTAACCGTGTACCAGTGAGAATAACTAAATGCCATTTTGTTGTGTAAAAAATTATGTAGAAAAGTATAACTAGGATTGAACTTCATATTTTCTAAATGTTTTGTAACAACTGCACATATAATTTCCATGAGAGCATAAAAACATTAAGCCCTAATAATAAAAAGTTTGAAATTTGAGTGTCACCTATACGTCAGTGATTTTAACTAGTGTGCTCGTATAAGCGAGCATATACATGCCTTTTAAAGTGTAAAACAATGTGCATAAAAAGTAATAGCTGAGACTAAACTTCATAGTTGTACTATATCAAACGAAAAAGATAGGGAATTGATATGTTTGAATCATTAACTGTGCATTGCATAGAAAATGCATTAACAATTTTGCAAAAGGGGTGCTGGCAACCCTAATCATAAAAAAAACTTAACATGTCTATTTTGTGGCTAAGCATAAACAAGATCCATGTATCGTAAAAACCCTAATCGATGTGCATAACAATATCTCTACCAGCTGAAAACGGAAACACAGATAGTTTCATGCGTTCAAATTCTGGTTGTGAATTACTCCTTCAAGACACTTCCACATATGAGTTAACATAAGTAATTGAAAAGCCTCAATTAAAATGGGATGCTAGTGCTAAACACTAAAGACAATATTTTCAATTAATGCTTGCATAACATACCAGGTTGTTTCCCTAATAATGAAGCCATGACCTTCAAGTCTAGCATGAATTTAGCTTCATACTTATGTTTCTACTACGGACCCTAAATGCTAATTTAGTTTTGGCAAGTGAAGGATTTCATCATTTAGAAAGTGGAGGATTTATGTTGTATTATTGC
It encodes:
- the LOC100381791 gene encoding polypyrimidine tract-binding protein homolog 1 isoform X1; this translates as MSSGGGGGQQFRYTQTPSKVLHLRNLPWECAEEELVELCKPFGRIVNTKSGVGANHNQAFVEFTDVNQAISMVSYFASSSEPAQIRGKTVYIQYSNRQEIINNKSPGETAGNVLLVTIEGVQSSDVTIDVIHMVFSAFGYVHKIATFEKAAGFQALIQYTDAATASAAKESLDGRSIPSYLLPEHVTSCCLRISFSAHKDLNIKFQSNRSRDYNNPYLPINYSAMDGTLQPAVGADGRQVEAQGNVLLASIENMQYAVTVDVLHTVFSSFGSVQKIAIFEKNGGTQALIQYPDVSTAAVAKESLEGHCIYDGGYCKLHLSYSRHTDLNVKV
- the LOC100381791 gene encoding polypyrimidine tract-binding protein homolog 1 isoform X2; translation: MSSGGGGGQQFRYTQTPSKVLHLRNLPWECAEEELVELCKPFGRIVNTKSGVGANHNQAFVEFTDVNQAISMVSYFASSSEPAQIRGKTVYIQYSNRQEIINNKSPGETAGNVLLVTIEGVQSSDVTIDVIHMVFSAFGYVHKIATFEKAAGFQALIQYTDAATASAAKESLDGRSIPSYLLPEHVTSCCLRISFSAHKDLNIKFQSNRSRDYNNPYLPINYSAMDGTLQPAVGADGRQVEAQGNVLLASIENMQYAVTVDVLHTVFSSFGSVQKIAIFEKNGGTQALIQYPDVSTAAVAKESLEGHCIYDGGYCTW